One Polypterus senegalus isolate Bchr_013 chromosome 10, ASM1683550v1, whole genome shotgun sequence DNA segment encodes these proteins:
- the LOC120537186 gene encoding glucose-dependent insulinotropic receptor, whose protein sequence is MNYKVFGWILTVSSVLIVTTNLLIASALLLLIRRKKNKSWYFVFNLAVADILVGFAIIGIVKEVFNSNTLQTQKTTCLIRMAWVTSSSTASILAMFLIAFDRYLAIKQPFRYLQIMTAIVVAACICGQWLLSFLIGFLPVMVKELQTSTYNDVCTFFSVVRPKAMILVFSVGFFPVLCVFIYFYCDILKIAYSHQRQIREAQPAGSLPQQPGYFHRDMKALRTVTIQVGCFTLSWAPFFVVCAIQACCETCYLYQVIENYLWLLGLSNSLLNPLVYACWQRDVREQVWLLFIHMKTIVVSATVWKNRARGVNIAHVHHNQIEATAPAM, encoded by the exons ATGAATTACAAAGTCTTCGGCTGGATTTTGACAGTGTCATCGGTCCTCATTGTAACTACAAATCTCTTGATTGCTTCAGCTCTTCTACTACTCATTcggagaaaaaagaataaaagctgGTACTTTGTATTTaacttggctgtggcagatatcTTGGTGGGGTTTGCAATAATTGGGATTGTAAAGGAGGTCTTCAATTCTAATACATTGCAAACCCAAAAAACAACGTGTCTCATTCGCATGGCCTGGGTTACTTCATCTTCAACAGCATCAATTCTTGCTATGTTCCTAATTGCTTTTGATCGCTACCTGGCCATTAAACAGCCTTTCCGTTACCTGCAGATTATGACTGCTATTGTTGTAGCTGCTTGCATCTGTGGACAGTGGCTCCTCTCCTTCTTGATAGGTTTCCTACCAGTAATGGTGAAAGAACTCCAGACAAGCACCTATAATGACGTCTGTACCTTCTTCTCTGTAGTGCGTCCTAAGGCCATGATCTTGGTATTTTCTGTGGGCTTCTTTCCTGTGttatgtgtgttcatctatttctaCTGCGATATCTTAAAAATTGCTTACTCTCACCAACGTCAGATCCGAGAGGCTCAGCCTGCTGGCAGCCTTCCTCAGCAACCGGGTTACTTTCACCGAGATATGAAAGCCTTGCGGACAGTGACAATCCAGGTGGGCTGTTTCACCCTGTCTTGGGCACCGTTCTTTGTGGTTTGTGCTATACAAGCTTGTTGTGAGACGTGTTACCTGTATCAAGTAATAGAGAACTACCTATGGCTCTTGGGACTTTCCAACTCCTTGCTTAATCCATTGGTCTATGCTTGTTGGCAACGAGATGTCAGGGAACAGGTATGGCTGCTGTTTATTCACATGAAGACCATAGTTGTTTCAGCAACAGTGTGGAAAAACAGGGCAAGAGGGGTCAACATTGCTCACGTACATCACAACCAAATTGAAG caACTGCACCTGCAATGTGA